In a single window of the Gossypium hirsutum isolate 1008001.06 chromosome A13, Gossypium_hirsutum_v2.1, whole genome shotgun sequence genome:
- the LOC107894319 gene encoding BTB/POZ domain-containing protein NPY2 has product MKFMKLGSKPDTIQSDGNNARYVASELATDITVTVGDVKFYLHKFPLLSKSAYLQKLVASGNEENNDEIQISDIPGGPVAFEICAKFCYGMTVTLNAYNVVAARCAAEYLGMHETIEKGNLVYKIDVFLNSSIFHSWKDSIIVLQTSKSMLPLSEELKVVGLCIDAIATKACIDVSKVDWSYTYNRRKVPEENGNDLNCNGFRNRPVPKDWWVEDLCELEIDLYKRVIMNIKTKGILSHEVIGEALKAYSYRRLPGFSKGVIRSGDVIKYRSTVDTIVWLLPAEKGSVSCSFLLKLLKAAIIVDLGEMAREQLVRRIGQQLEEASVNDLSIRAADGEDVVYDVDTVQKIVKEFLMQDQNAEFESEDNEVQEIRRPGILTDASKLMVAKLIDAYLAEIAKDPNLPLSKFVDLAEMVSCISRPSHDGLYRAIDMYLKEHPGISKSERKRICKLMDCKKLSVDACMHAVQNERLPLRVVVQVLFFEQVRATASSGSSSPDLPRGLKDLNIGSHGSSRSAATHPEEDWDAVATAEELKALKGEIAALRMSNSIGGSERNGGDSRNSVDKVAICKMKGLLKSKRIFSKIWSSKGAQGENSGSDSSESLGSANPEEAKSTPSRNRRHSVS; this is encoded by the exons ATGAAGTTCATGAAGCTTGGATCGAAGCCAGATACGATTCAGAGTGATGGGAACAATGCGAG GTACGTGGCAAGTGAGCTGGCAACTGACATCACTGTCACTGTAGGGGATGTTAAGTTTTATCTGCACAAG TTTCCTCTTCTGTCGAAAAGTGCATACTTACAAAAGTTGGTTGCAAGTGGTAATGAAGAAAACAATGATGAAATTCAGATTTCTGACATTCCCGGAGGCCCAGTTGCCTTTGAGATATGTGCCAAATTTTGTTACGGCATGACTGTCACCCTCAATGCTTACAATGTTGTCGCTGCTAGATGTGCAGCTGAGTACTTAGGAATGCATGAGACCATCGAAAAAGGGAACCTAGTTTACAAGATCGATGTCTTCCTCAACTCCAGCATCTTCCATAGCTGGAAGGATTCGATCATTGTTCTTCAGACCTCGAAATCTATGTTACCATTATCCGAGGAATTGAAGGTGGTTGGTCTCTGCATCGATGCTATAGCTACCAAGGCTTGCATTGATGTTTCCAAGGTTGATTGGTCCTACACTTATAACCGGAGGAAGGTCCCAGAGGAAAATGGGAATGATCTGAACTGTAATGGTTTCAGAAACCGACCTGTGCCAAAGGACTGGTGGGTTGAGGATTTGTGTGAACTTGAAATTGATCTATATAAGCGTGTCATAATGAATATTAAAACCAAAGGAATACTATCTCATGAAGTGATTGGAGAAGCTTTGAAAGCTTATTCTTACAGAAGGTTGCCTGGTTTCAGTAAGGGCGTGATCCGTTCCGGGGATGTCATAAAGTATAGATCAACAGTTGATACTATTGTCTGGCTGTTGCCCGCTGAGAAAGGAAGTGTATCTTGTAGTTTCTTGCTGAAGTTATTGAAAGCAGCCATCATTGTTGACTTGGGAGAAATGGCCCGGGAGCAGCTCGTGAGGCGAATAGGGCAGCAACTTGAGGAGGCTTCCGTAAATGATCTTTCGATACGAGCTGCAGACGGGGAAGATGTAGTGTACGATGTTGATACGGTACAGAAAATAGTGAAAGAGTTTCTGATGCAGGATCAGAATGCTGAATTCGAGTCGGAAGACAACGAGGTCCAGGAAATACGAAGACCTGGAATCCTAACCGATGCTTCCAAGCTGATGGTGGCAAAATTGATCGATGCATATCTTGCTGAAATTGCAAAGGATCCCAACTTACCCTTGTCGAAGTTTGTAGACCTAGCTGAAATGGTGTCTTGCATCTCTCGGCCTTCTCACGATGGGCTTTACCGAGCCATTGACATGTACCTTAAG GAGCACCCAGGGATCAGCAAGAGTGAGAGGAAAAGAATATGCAAATTAATGGATTGCAAGAAACTATCAGTCGATGCATGTATGCACGCTGTGCAAAATGAGAGACTCCCATTGCGTGTCGTTGTGCAGGTTCTGTTTTTCGAGCAGGTAAGGGCTACTGCTTCATCAGGAAGTAGCAGTCCTGACTTGCCTAGAGGCCTGAAGGATCTAAATATTGGATCTCATGGGAGCTCAAGGTCAGCAGCAACCCACCCGGAGGAAGATTGGGATGCAGTGGCCACAGCCGAGGAACTCAAGGCCCTGAAAGGCGAAATAGCTGCCTTGAGGATGAGCAACAGCATTGGGGGGAGTGAGAGAAACGGCGGAGATAGTAGGAACAGTGTCGACAAAGTTGCCATTTGTAAAATGAAAGGTTTATTGAAATCCAAGAGGATATTTTCAAAGATATGGTCAAGCAAAGGAGCCCAAGGTGAAAACAGCGGTTCGGATTCATCAGAGAGTCTCGGTTCTGCCAATCCCGAAGAAGCCAAATCAACACCATCCAGAAATAGAAGGCATTCGGTTTCTTAA